A DNA window from Vicia villosa cultivar HV-30 ecotype Madison, WI unplaced genomic scaffold, Vvil1.0 ctg.001758F_1_1, whole genome shotgun sequence contains the following coding sequences:
- the LOC131636482 gene encoding ATP-dependent Clp protease proteolytic subunit 3, chloroplastic-like produces MIYLPKPLLHGFPTSKNLTPPTCFSVKGLSFLDSQVDDTTTDFVISQLLFLDADDPKKDIKLFINSPGGSVTAGMGIYDAMKLCKADVSTVCLRLAASMGAFLLAAGTKGKRYCMPNSRVMIHQPNSDDDDLCY; encoded by the exons ATGATTTATCTGCCAAAACCGCTTCTCCATGGCTTCCCAACTTCGAAGAACTTGACACCACCAACATGCTTCTCCGTCAAAGGATTGTCTTTTTTGGATTCTCAG GTGGATGATACGACAACAGATTTTGTAATCAGTCAACTTTTGTTTTTGGATGCTGATGATCCTAAGAAAGACATCAAGTTGTTCATAAATTCACCTGGTGGTTCTGTTACTGCTG GAATGGGAATTTATGATGCCATGAAGTTATGCAAGGCAGATGTGTCAACAGTTTGTCTCAGACTTGCAGCATCCATGGGTGCATTTCTCCTTGCTGCTGGTACAAAAGGGAAGAGATATTGTATGCCGAATTCTAGAGTTATGATCCATCAACCGAATTctgatgatgatgacctttgcTATTGA
- the LOC131636486 gene encoding metal tolerance protein 1-like isoform X1: protein MADMDAHSSGNSQIIEISVDLNDPGRKICGEAPCGFLDAGSISLDSKERSTSMRKLLTAVILCVIFMTVELVGGIKANSLAILTDAAHLLSDVAAFAISLFSLWAAGWEATPRQSYGFYRIEILGALVSIQLIWLLAGIIVYEAIDRLITGSKNVDGFIMFLVAAFGLVVNIIMAVLLGHDHGHGHGHGHGHDHGHDHGHSHHGHSHGLTVSTHDLTKDEHHHHTHDNDTHHDDENHSKDQHNHSHGDHIHHHTEEGVTEPLLAESKDKPKKKRNINVQGAYLHVLGDSIQSIGVMIGGAVIWYKPEWKIVDLICTLIFSVIVLGTTINMLRNILEVLMESTPREIDATQLERGILDIEEVVAVHELHIWAITVGKILLACHVKINRDADADVVLDKVVDYIKRVYNISHVTIQIER from the exons ATGGCTGAT ATGGATGCGCACAGCTCGGGGAACAGTCAAATAATTGAAATCAGTGTAGATCTTAATGATCCAGGAAGGAAGATTTGTGGGGAAGCACCATGTGGATTCTTAGATGCTGGATCCATCTCTCTGGATTCCAAAGAACGTTCAACTTCCATGCGGAAGCTTTTGACGGCGGTGATCCTGTGCGTCATTTTCATGACCGTTGAACTAGTTGGTGGTATCAAAGCAAACAGTCTTGCAATATTGACTGATGCAGCGCATCTTCTTTCTGATGTTGCAGCGTTTGCCATCTCCTTGTTTTCTTTATGGGCTGCGGGATGGGAAGCTACTCCTCGTCAATCGTACGGGTTTTATAGAATAGAGATTCTCGGTGCTTTGGTTTCTATCCAATTGATATGGCTGCTTGCTGGGATTATTGTATACGAAGCCATAGATAGACTCATTACTGGTTCTAAAAATGTGGACGGGTTTATAATGTTTCTAGTCGCTGCATTTGGTCTTGTGGTTAACATAATTATGGCCGTGTTATTAGGTCATGATCACGGTCACGGCCACGGTCATGGTCATGGTCACGATCATGGCCATGACCATGGACACAGTCATCATGGCCACAGTCACGGACTTACAGTTTCTACTCATGATCTTACAAAAGACGAGCACCATCATCATACTCACGACAATGACACTCACCATGACGATGAAAATCATTCAAAAGATCAACACAATCATAGTCACGGAGATCACATTCACCATCACACCGAAGAAGGTGTTACCGAACCACTTCTTGCCGAATCAAAAGACAAGCCCAAGAAGAAGAGAAACATAAACGTGCAGGGCGCTTATCTCCACGTACTCGGTGACTCCATCCAAAGTATCGGAGTAATGATTGGAGGAGCAGTGATATGGTATAAACCAGAATGGAAAATAGTCGATTTAATTTGCACTCTCATCTTTTCAGTAATTGTTTTAGGGACAACAATCAACATGTTGCGAAACATTTTGGAAGTTCTAATGGAAAGCACACCTCGAGAGATCGATGCTACTCAGCTTGAGAGAGGGATATTAGATATTGAAGAAGTAGTGGCTGTTCATGAGCTGCACATTTGGGCCATTACAGTTGGGAAGATTTTATTAGCATGTCATGTTAAAATCAACCGCGATGCTGACGCAGACGTGGTGTTGGACAAAGTTGTAGACTACATCAAAAGGGTTTATAACATCAGTCATGTAACTATACAGATAGAGCGCTAG
- the LOC131636486 gene encoding metal tolerance protein 1-like isoform X2, with amino-acid sequence MDAHSSGNSQIIEISVDLNDPGRKICGEAPCGFLDAGSISLDSKERSTSMRKLLTAVILCVIFMTVELVGGIKANSLAILTDAAHLLSDVAAFAISLFSLWAAGWEATPRQSYGFYRIEILGALVSIQLIWLLAGIIVYEAIDRLITGSKNVDGFIMFLVAAFGLVVNIIMAVLLGHDHGHGHGHGHGHDHGHDHGHSHHGHSHGLTVSTHDLTKDEHHHHTHDNDTHHDDENHSKDQHNHSHGDHIHHHTEEGVTEPLLAESKDKPKKKRNINVQGAYLHVLGDSIQSIGVMIGGAVIWYKPEWKIVDLICTLIFSVIVLGTTINMLRNILEVLMESTPREIDATQLERGILDIEEVVAVHELHIWAITVGKILLACHVKINRDADADVVLDKVVDYIKRVYNISHVTIQIER; translated from the coding sequence ATGGATGCGCACAGCTCGGGGAACAGTCAAATAATTGAAATCAGTGTAGATCTTAATGATCCAGGAAGGAAGATTTGTGGGGAAGCACCATGTGGATTCTTAGATGCTGGATCCATCTCTCTGGATTCCAAAGAACGTTCAACTTCCATGCGGAAGCTTTTGACGGCGGTGATCCTGTGCGTCATTTTCATGACCGTTGAACTAGTTGGTGGTATCAAAGCAAACAGTCTTGCAATATTGACTGATGCAGCGCATCTTCTTTCTGATGTTGCAGCGTTTGCCATCTCCTTGTTTTCTTTATGGGCTGCGGGATGGGAAGCTACTCCTCGTCAATCGTACGGGTTTTATAGAATAGAGATTCTCGGTGCTTTGGTTTCTATCCAATTGATATGGCTGCTTGCTGGGATTATTGTATACGAAGCCATAGATAGACTCATTACTGGTTCTAAAAATGTGGACGGGTTTATAATGTTTCTAGTCGCTGCATTTGGTCTTGTGGTTAACATAATTATGGCCGTGTTATTAGGTCATGATCACGGTCACGGCCACGGTCATGGTCATGGTCACGATCATGGCCATGACCATGGACACAGTCATCATGGCCACAGTCACGGACTTACAGTTTCTACTCATGATCTTACAAAAGACGAGCACCATCATCATACTCACGACAATGACACTCACCATGACGATGAAAATCATTCAAAAGATCAACACAATCATAGTCACGGAGATCACATTCACCATCACACCGAAGAAGGTGTTACCGAACCACTTCTTGCCGAATCAAAAGACAAGCCCAAGAAGAAGAGAAACATAAACGTGCAGGGCGCTTATCTCCACGTACTCGGTGACTCCATCCAAAGTATCGGAGTAATGATTGGAGGAGCAGTGATATGGTATAAACCAGAATGGAAAATAGTCGATTTAATTTGCACTCTCATCTTTTCAGTAATTGTTTTAGGGACAACAATCAACATGTTGCGAAACATTTTGGAAGTTCTAATGGAAAGCACACCTCGAGAGATCGATGCTACTCAGCTTGAGAGAGGGATATTAGATATTGAAGAAGTAGTGGCTGTTCATGAGCTGCACATTTGGGCCATTACAGTTGGGAAGATTTTATTAGCATGTCATGTTAAAATCAACCGCGATGCTGACGCAGACGTGGTGTTGGACAAAGTTGTAGACTACATCAAAAGGGTTTATAACATCAGTCATGTAACTATACAGATAGAGCGCTAG